One genomic window of Clostridioides sp. ES-S-0054-01 includes the following:
- a CDS encoding aminoacyl-tRNA hydrolase: MYVVVGLGNPGKKYEKTRHNVGFDVIDILAKEYNISVTKIKHKALIGEGRVGTEKVLLVKPQTYMNLSGETLIDIYKYYKVDLSNIVVVYDDIDLDVGKIRIRKKGSGGTHNGMKSITKCLGSNDFPRVRVGVSKPEVGQDLADFVLSRFRKEESDNINEALEKAAYAIDSIIRENIDMSMNKYNG; this comes from the coding sequence ATGTACGTAGTAGTAGGGTTAGGTAATCCAGGAAAGAAATATGAGAAGACTAGACATAACGTTGGATTTGATGTTATAGATATTCTTGCCAAAGAATACAATATTAGTGTTACTAAAATAAAGCATAAAGCCTTAATTGGTGAGGGGAGAGTAGGTACTGAAAAAGTATTATTAGTAAAGCCACAAACTTATATGAATTTAAGTGGAGAAACATTAATAGATATATATAAATATTACAAGGTTGATTTAAGTAACATAGTAGTAGTATACGATGATATAGATTTAGATGTTGGAAAGATACGCATAAGAAAAAAAGGAAGTGGAGGAACTCATAATGGTATGAAATCCATAACTAAATGCCTAGGTTCAAATGATTTTCCAAGAGTAAGAGTAGGTGTATCTAAGCCAGAAGTTGGTCAAGACTTAGCAGACTTTGTACTTTCTAGATTTAGAAAAGAAGAATCTGATAATATAAATGAAGCACTAGAAAAAGCAGCATATGCTATTGACTCAATAATAAGAGAAAATATAGATATGTCTATGAACAAATACAATGGATAG
- a CDS encoding prepilin peptidase, which produces MEYIIVISLFFAHLINKSLCIFCDRVKKNLYNMLFIYIITVVLSVLVYLKFGISVECVQYMLLIPFLIIISIVDYYTIYVYDITIVSGIIVQGIIFLGFYNIVQFDYINHIFGLIIGFIIPYIIAKLTKGLGYGDVGLYSLCCFALGNRYGFYAIVLSFILAFLFFAILYITKMFKDISIKKQIPFTPFISLATILIIFTEYNIFDFYYSLLYKFI; this is translated from the coding sequence ATGGAGTATATAATAGTAATTTCCTTATTTTTTGCACATTTGATAAATAAATCTCTATGTATTTTTTGTGATAGAGTAAAGAAAAATTTATATAATATGCTTTTTATTTACATAATAACTGTAGTTTTATCTGTATTAGTATATCTAAAATTTGGAATTAGTGTAGAATGTGTACAATATATGCTATTAATTCCATTTCTAATAATTATATCCATTGTAGATTACTACACAATATATGTATATGATATAACAATAGTTAGTGGTATAATAGTTCAAGGTATAATTTTTTTGGGCTTTTACAATATCGTCCAATTTGACTATATAAATCATATATTTGGACTAATTATAGGCTTTATTATACCTTATATTATTGCTAAACTAACAAAAGGATTAGGCTATGGAGATGTAGGTCTCTATAGCTTATGTTGCTTTGCATTGGGAAATAGATATGGATTTTATGCGATAGTTTTATCATTTATTTTAGCGTTTTTGTTTTTTGCTATTTTATACATAACTAAAATGTTTAAAGATATAAGTATAAAAAAGCAAATTCCTTTTACACCTTTTATTTCCTTAGCAACAATTTTAATAATATTTACAGAGTATAATATATTTGATTTCTATTATAGTCTGTTATACAAATTTATATAA
- a CDS encoding prepilin peptidase: MDIVIVNLYVFIVGLLFGSFFNVCIFRIPEGISISRPPSHCMSCNTKLKPIDLIPVLSYLMSGRKCRYCYEKISSRYVIVELIVGILFLAVFMLYGVSKSTVYYLILVSLLIIITFIDIDHFIIPDKILVFGAIFAIIFNFLFKEIPIKDSIIGAFICGGSVWIIVILIEFIIKKECMGGGDVKLFAMLGFYMGVKNGLLTALLSVYVGAVYGICVIILSKIKGKEYNSVIPYGPFISIGALITILCGKQLFELYFSMIM; the protein is encoded by the coding sequence ATGGATATTGTAATCGTTAATTTATATGTATTTATAGTTGGGCTATTATTTGGAAGTTTCTTTAATGTTTGCATTTTTAGGATTCCAGAAGGTATATCTATTTCTAGACCTCCTTCCCATTGTATGAGTTGTAATACTAAACTAAAGCCAATAGACTTGATACCAGTACTAAGCTATTTAATGAGTGGTAGAAAGTGTAGATATTGTTATGAGAAAATTTCTAGTAGATATGTTATAGTAGAATTGATTGTAGGAATTTTATTTTTAGCAGTATTTATGTTATATGGAGTATCTAAATCTACTGTTTATTATTTGATTCTTGTGTCCTTACTGATTATAATTACATTTATAGATATTGACCACTTTATAATACCAGATAAAATACTGGTTTTTGGAGCTATATTTGCTATAATTTTCAATTTCTTATTTAAAGAGATTCCAATTAAGGATTCGATTATAGGTGCTTTTATTTGTGGAGGAAGTGTTTGGATTATCGTGATTCTTATTGAATTTATAATAAAAAAAGAGTGTATGGGTGGAGGAGATGTTAAACTATTTGCAATGCTGGGTTTTTATATGGGTGTTAAAAATGGTCTTTTGACAGCTTTGCTAAGCGTTTATGTAGGAGCAGTATATGGAATTTGTGTGATAATTTTAAGTAAGATAAAAGGAAAGGAATACAATTCTGTTATACCTTATGGTCCATTTATATCAATTGGAGCATTAATAACAATCTTATGTGGAAAACAGTTATTTGAACTTTATTTTTCTATGATTATGTAG
- a CDS encoding type IV pilus twitching motility protein PilT, producing the protein MYIYDLLEHGIGLNASDIHITVGTNPVARVKGGFVKLSEQILTSEITIQMAKDIAGESMFKVIEEHGEADFSASLKTGERFRVNAYRQKGNYAIAIRTITAEIPTFEKLGLPEDIKSFTEKHKGLVLVTGPTGSGKSTTLASMINIINETQQKHIITLEDPIEYVHHHKQSLVNQREVGTDTESFHSALRAILRQDPDVILIGEMRDPETVSIALTAAETGHLVFSTLHTVGAAKTIDRIVDMFQPSQQQQIKTQLSTVCEGVVSQQLLPTADGKGRIAAIELMFATPAIKNLIREGKTYQIPNMIQTGVKAGMKTMDQDLMELYKNGKITKDMALSRCTDQEFMARMIGGVNYNGYCNR; encoded by the coding sequence ATGTATATTTATGATTTATTGGAACACGGTATAGGACTAAACGCATCAGATATACACATAACAGTTGGAACAAATCCTGTAGCCAGAGTAAAAGGTGGATTTGTAAAACTAAGTGAACAGATATTGACATCAGAAATAACAATTCAAATGGCAAAAGACATAGCAGGGGAATCTATGTTTAAAGTAATAGAGGAACATGGAGAAGCTGATTTTTCAGCTTCTCTAAAAACAGGAGAAAGATTTCGGGTAAATGCATATAGACAAAAAGGAAATTACGCAATAGCAATAAGAACCATAACAGCAGAGATACCAACTTTTGAAAAATTGGGTCTTCCAGAAGATATAAAATCATTTACTGAAAAGCATAAAGGATTAGTTTTAGTTACAGGTCCAACAGGAAGTGGTAAAAGTACAACACTTGCAAGTATGATAAACATAATAAATGAAACACAACAAAAACATATAATTACACTTGAAGACCCAATAGAATATGTACATCATCATAAACAAAGTTTAGTAAATCAAAGAGAAGTGGGAACTGATACAGAAAGTTTCCATTCAGCTCTTAGAGCTATTTTGCGTCAAGACCCAGATGTAATACTAATAGGAGAGATGAGAGACCCTGAAACTGTATCAATAGCATTAACAGCAGCAGAGACAGGTCATTTAGTATTTTCAACACTACATACAGTTGGGGCGGCTAAGACAATCGATAGAATAGTGGACATGTTCCAACCATCTCAACAGCAACAAATAAAAACACAGCTATCTACAGTTTGTGAAGGTGTAGTATCACAGCAGTTACTTCCTACAGCAGATGGAAAAGGCAGAATAGCTGCGATTGAATTGATGTTTGCTACTCCAGCAATAAAAAACCTGATAAGAGAAGGTAAAACATATCAAATTCCAAACATGATACAAACTGGAGTTAAAGCAGGTATGAAAACTATGGACCAAGATTTAATGGAACTTTATAAAAATGGAAAGATTACAAAAGATATGGCACTTAGTAGATGTACTGACCAAGAGTTTATGGCAAGAATGATAGGTGGAGTAAACTACAATGGATATTGTAATCGTTAA
- a CDS encoding ribose-phosphate pyrophosphokinase encodes MNTSGSEIKIIAGNSSKELAQKIADYIGVSVLDCEVGTFSDGEICVNMNETVRGCDVFVVQSTNSPVNDNLMELLILIDALKRASAGRITAVIPYYGYARQDRKAKARDPITAKLVANLITAAGADRVLTMDLHAAQIQGYFDIPLDHLLGGTILADYFNEKKIEDLVVVSPDLGSVTRSRKFANTLNGEVPIAIIDKRRPKANVCEVMNLIGDVKGKNVILLDDMIDTAGTIVNAANALKEFGAKDVYACCTHGVLSGPAIERIANSEISELIVLDTIQLPEEKRIDKIKIKTVAPLFGDAIRMIFSNESVSKLF; translated from the coding sequence ATGAATACTAGCGGAAGCGAGATTAAAATTATTGCAGGTAATTCATCGAAAGAGTTAGCACAAAAAATAGCTGACTATATAGGTGTATCAGTACTAGATTGTGAAGTAGGTACATTTAGTGATGGTGAAATATGTGTAAATATGAATGAGACAGTAAGAGGTTGTGATGTGTTTGTAGTGCAATCTACTAACAGCCCAGTAAATGATAACTTAATGGAGTTATTAATCTTAATTGATGCATTAAAGAGAGCATCAGCAGGAAGAATAACAGCAGTTATTCCTTATTATGGATACGCAAGACAGGATAGAAAGGCTAAGGCAAGAGATCCAATCACTGCTAAATTAGTTGCAAACTTAATAACTGCTGCTGGAGCAGATAGAGTGTTAACAATGGATTTACATGCAGCTCAAATACAAGGATACTTTGATATACCATTAGACCACTTACTAGGTGGAACAATATTAGCAGATTATTTCAATGAAAAGAAGATAGAAGATTTAGTAGTAGTATCTCCTGATTTAGGAAGTGTTACTAGATCAAGAAAGTTTGCTAACACTTTAAATGGAGAAGTTCCAATAGCTATAATAGATAAGAGAAGACCAAAAGCTAATGTATGCGAAGTTATGAACTTAATAGGTGATGTTAAAGGTAAAAATGTTATACTACTAGACGATATGATAGATACAGCAGGAACAATCGTTAATGCTGCAAATGCACTTAAAGAGTTTGGAGCAAAGGATGTTTATGCTTGCTGTACTCATGGTGTATTATCAGGACCAGCTATTGAAAGAATTGCTAATTCAGAGATAAGTGAGTTAATAGTTCTTGATACTATACAACTTCCTGAAGAAAAAAGGATAGATAAGATAAAGATAAAAACTGTAGCTCCATTATTTGGTGATGCGATAAGAATGATATTCTCTAATGAATCAGTAAGTAAATTATTCTAA
- the glmU gene encoding bifunctional UDP-N-acetylglucosamine diphosphorylase/glucosamine-1-phosphate N-acetyltransferase GlmU — translation MNFKAIILAAGKGTRMKSKYPKVIHKVCGKEMVNHIIDVSKKSGVKDTVVILGHEADVVKEKLAEETIIAMQTEQLGTGHAVKMAKEYIKDEDIIVVLCGDTPLIKEETLKKLFEYHIENKYHATVLTTRVGNPTGYGRIIRDKKGDLLKIVEQKDANSEEKMISEINSGIYCFNGKSLREALDLLNNNNSQGEYYLTDTAKIMRDKGLKVGAFAGSTIEELMGVNSRVELSKAEEIMRRRINESHMVNGVTIIDTNSTYIESDVLIGNDTIIYPGVILQGKTNIGSDCIIGMNSSITNSEIGDGTEVKNSTIIDSKVGENSTVGPYAYLRPKSNLGNNVKIGDFVEVKNAIIEDGSKASHLSYIGDAHVGKNVNIGCGVVFVNYDGKNKFKSIVKDNAFIGSNSNLVAPVVVEEKGYIATGSTITHDVPDGALAIARERQVIKEGWVEKKNQKDDQSK, via the coding sequence ATGAACTTTAAAGCTATAATCCTTGCTGCTGGCAAAGGAACGAGAATGAAGTCTAAATACCCAAAAGTTATTCATAAAGTATGTGGAAAAGAAATGGTGAATCATATTATAGATGTTTCAAAAAAATCAGGTGTGAAAGATACTGTTGTGATTTTGGGGCATGAAGCTGATGTAGTAAAGGAAAAACTTGCAGAAGAAACTATAATAGCTATGCAAACAGAACAGCTTGGAACAGGACATGCTGTAAAAATGGCTAAAGAGTATATTAAGGATGAAGATATAATAGTTGTACTTTGTGGAGATACTCCACTTATAAAAGAAGAAACACTGAAGAAACTATTTGAATATCATATAGAAAATAAATATCATGCCACAGTTCTTACCACAAGAGTTGGAAATCCAACAGGTTATGGTAGAATAATAAGAGATAAGAAGGGTGACCTTCTTAAAATAGTGGAACAAAAAGATGCAAATTCAGAAGAAAAAATGATAAGTGAGATAAACTCTGGAATTTATTGTTTCAATGGAAAGAGCCTTAGAGAAGCCTTAGATTTGTTAAATAATAACAATTCACAAGGCGAATATTATTTAACTGATACTGCTAAAATAATGAGAGATAAGGGATTAAAAGTGGGTGCATTTGCAGGTTCAACTATTGAAGAACTTATGGGTGTTAATTCAAGAGTAGAATTATCAAAGGCAGAAGAAATTATGAGAAGAAGAATAAATGAATCTCATATGGTAAATGGAGTGACTATAATAGACACTAACTCTACCTATATAGAATCTGATGTTCTGATAGGTAATGATACTATAATATATCCAGGTGTTATATTACAAGGAAAAACAAATATAGGTTCAGATTGTATAATTGGAATGAATTCATCTATAACAAATTCAGAAATAGGTGATGGTACAGAAGTAAAAAACTCAACTATAATTGATAGTAAAGTTGGAGAAAATTCTACTGTTGGACCATATGCATACTTAAGACCAAAGAGTAACTTAGGAAACAATGTAAAAATAGGTGATTTTGTAGAAGTAAAAAATGCTATTATAGAAGATGGTTCAAAAGCATCTCATCTTTCTTATATAGGAGATGCACATGTTGGTAAAAATGTAAATATCGGATGTGGAGTAGTATTTGTAAATTATGATGGTAAAAATAAATTTAAATCAATAGTAAAAGATAATGCATTTATAGGTTCAAATTCTAATTTAGTTGCACCAGTAGTTGTAGAAGAAAAAGGATATATAGCAACTGGTTCAACAATAACGCATGATGTTCCAGATGGAGCTTTGGCAATAGCTAGAGAAAGACAAGTTATTAAAGAAGGCTGGGTAGAAAAGAAGAATCAAAAAGACGACCAAAGCAAGTAA
- the spoVG gene encoding septation regulator SpoVG, giving the protein MKITDVRVRKLTEEGKMKCIVSITFDNLFVVHDIKVIEGHNGLFIAMPSRKVGEGNFRDIAHPINAEMRQVLEDAVLQAYHEALVQWEVAAE; this is encoded by the coding sequence ATGAAGATAACTGACGTAAGAGTAAGAAAATTAACAGAAGAAGGTAAGATGAAATGTATAGTTTCAATAACTTTCGATAATTTGTTTGTAGTACATGATATAAAAGTTATAGAAGGCCATAATGGGCTATTTATAGCAATGCCTAGCAGAAAAGTAGGCGAAGGGAATTTCAGGGACATAGCTCATCCTATAAATGCAGAAATGAGACAAGTTTTAGAAGATGCAGTTTTACAAGCGTATCATGAAGCATTAGTTCAATGGGAAGTAGCTGCTGAATAA
- the purR gene encoding pur operon repressor — translation MKFKRTERIGAIVKILSDNPNKIYTLSYFTNQFNAAKSTISEDLLVVKNVFEKLHLGKVITISGAAGGVKYIPKTSIAENAEFLMELCEKICDKSRILSGGFLYLIDLIYDPTIAAKIGKIFASNIEYVDADYVVTMETKGIPMALMTAKAMNLPLVIIRKDIKVSEGPTLSMTYVSGNSSKVESMSLPRKALKPDSKVIIIDDFMRGGGTIKGMVDLMNEFGAEVVGTGVFISTTNPSEKMVKDYISLIQLDVNGDEIVVEPNLKTFKDEYRNEDLDEEEDSEFEFEIDED, via the coding sequence ATGAAATTTAAAAGAACAGAGAGAATTGGAGCAATAGTCAAAATACTGTCTGATAATCCAAATAAAATATATACATTAAGTTATTTTACAAATCAGTTTAATGCAGCAAAGTCAACAATAAGTGAAGATTTATTAGTTGTAAAGAACGTATTTGAAAAGTTACATTTAGGTAAAGTTATAACCATTTCAGGAGCAGCAGGAGGAGTAAAATATATACCTAAAACTTCTATAGCAGAGAATGCAGAGTTCTTGATGGAATTATGTGAGAAAATATGTGACAAGTCTAGAATATTATCTGGTGGTTTTTTATACTTGATTGACTTAATTTATGACCCTACAATAGCTGCTAAGATAGGAAAGATATTTGCATCAAATATTGAGTATGTAGATGCAGATTATGTTGTGACAATGGAAACAAAAGGTATACCTATGGCACTTATGACTGCAAAAGCCATGAACTTACCTCTAGTTATAATAAGAAAAGATATAAAAGTGTCAGAAGGTCCTACCCTTAGCATGACATATGTGAGTGGAAACAGCTCTAAGGTTGAGAGTATGAGTTTGCCAAGAAAAGCTCTTAAACCAGACAGCAAAGTTATAATTATAGATGATTTCATGAGGGGAGGAGGTACTATAAAAGGAATGGTAGACCTTATGAATGAATTTGGTGCAGAGGTTGTAGGTACTGGAGTATTCATATCTACAACGAATCCTTCTGAAAAGATGGTAAAGGATTATATTTCACTGATTCAGCTGGATGTTAATGGAGATGAAATAGTAGTAGAGCCAAATTTGAAGACTTTTAAGGATGAATATAGAAATGAAGATTTAGATGAAGAAGAAGATTCAGAATTTGAATTTGAGATAGATGAAGATTAA
- a CDS encoding UDP-N-acetylmuramate--L-alanine ligase has translation MNIHFIGIGGISMSALAEICINKGYQVSGSDSNESYLLDKLRDQGATIYIGQKKDNISDDVNMVVYTAAVHPDNEELVAAKEKNKLVMNRATFLGQIMREYKNSIAVSGTHGKTSTTSMLSTIFEYADLDPTILVGGNLNMIGGNVKIGNSNHFITEACEYVDSFLNFNPKISIVLNVEEDHLDYFSGIDEIKASFNKFGKLLPPEGYFIINGDDENVDDILYDVKATIIKYGRDSDNDAVIKDIHFDNSGHGIFKIEYQGRDLGEFELSVYGLHNIYNASSAIMAALVSGIDLETIRKNIKIYKGVGRRFETKGYYKNALVVDDYAHHPTELKATLAAAKKLKKSTLWCVFQPHTYTRTKSLLGEFSEAFYAADKVIITDIYAAREKDPGDIHSKDLVEKLYQNNVDAIYIKEFENIVKYLRENVNDNDLVITAGAGPIYKVADLLVEK, from the coding sequence ATGAATATACACTTTATAGGGATTGGCGGTATCAGCATGAGTGCATTAGCTGAAATATGTATCAATAAAGGTTATCAAGTCTCAGGTTCGGATTCAAACGAATCATACCTATTAGACAAACTTAGAGACCAAGGGGCAACTATCTATATTGGTCAGAAAAAAGATAATATATCAGATGATGTAAATATGGTTGTTTATACAGCAGCAGTTCATCCAGACAATGAAGAGCTTGTGGCTGCTAAAGAAAAAAATAAATTAGTAATGAACAGAGCGACTTTTTTAGGCCAAATTATGAGGGAATATAAAAATTCTATAGCAGTTTCTGGAACACATGGAAAAACTTCTACAACATCTATGTTATCTACAATCTTTGAATATGCAGACTTAGACCCTACCATACTAGTTGGTGGTAACTTAAATATGATAGGTGGTAATGTTAAGATAGGTAATTCTAACCACTTTATAACTGAAGCATGTGAATATGTAGATAGTTTCCTTAATTTTAACCCCAAAATATCTATAGTTTTAAATGTTGAGGAAGACCATCTTGATTATTTCTCTGGAATAGATGAAATCAAGGCTTCTTTTAACAAATTTGGTAAGCTGTTGCCTCCAGAAGGCTATTTCATAATAAATGGTGATGACGAAAATGTTGATGACATATTGTATGATGTTAAAGCTACTATTATAAAATACGGTAGGGATTCTGATAATGATGCTGTAATAAAAGATATTCACTTTGACAATAGTGGTCATGGAATATTTAAAATAGAATATCAAGGAAGAGATTTAGGAGAATTTGAGCTTTCTGTATATGGTCTTCATAACATATATAATGCTTCTTCTGCTATAATGGCAGCTCTTGTTTCTGGTATTGACTTAGAGACTATAAGAAAAAATATAAAAATCTATAAAGGTGTAGGAAGAAGATTTGAAACTAAGGGGTATTATAAGAATGCTTTAGTAGTAGACGATTATGCACATCATCCAACTGAGCTAAAAGCTACTTTGGCTGCTGCTAAAAAATTAAAAAAATCCACTTTATGGTGTGTCTTCCAACCACATACTTACACTAGAACAAAATCTCTTTTAGGTGAATTCTCAGAAGCATTCTATGCTGCTGATAAAGTTATCATAACAGACATATATGCTGCTAGAGAAAAAGACCCTGGAGATATACATTCTAAAGACTTGGTTGAAAAATTATATCAAAACAACGTAGATGCTATCTACATAAAAGAATTTGAGAATATAGTAAAATATTTACGTGAAAATGTTAATGACAATGATTTAGTAATAACTGCTGGTGCTGGTCCAATTTATAAAGTTGCAGACTTGTTGGTTGAAAAATAA
- a CDS encoding cation transporter: METRYEEANKITIQSILWNVVLTIIKVIAGVIGNSSAMVADGLHSASDIISSIGVLIGNYVSSRPGDREHNYGHEKAETLVSFVLSILLIFVSITIGIEAIKSLFNLDALSVPSILPLVVSVISILIKEYQYRITIKVAKKINSPALKADAWHHRSDALSSVAAFIGIGGSILGFKPLDPIASVVVAIFVAKVGINILISSVNELMDVSVDEEEIKELNFIVADTEGVKNLGDIKTRKHGAMAYVDLTICVDENLTVKQGHDIATKLEKHIIKHMEFVKGITVHVEPCTNCQGNKCNN; the protein is encoded by the coding sequence ATGGAGACAAGGTATGAAGAAGCAAATAAAATAACAATACAATCGATACTTTGGAATGTAGTATTAACAATAATTAAGGTTATAGCTGGTGTTATTGGTAATTCTAGTGCTATGGTTGCAGACGGGTTGCATTCAGCATCAGATATTATAAGTTCTATAGGAGTATTAATAGGCAATTATGTATCTTCTAGACCAGGAGATAGAGAACATAATTATGGTCATGAGAAAGCAGAGACATTAGTATCATTCGTGTTATCAATATTGCTTATCTTCGTTTCTATAACAATAGGTATAGAGGCAATTAAATCTTTATTTAATTTAGATGCATTAAGTGTTCCATCAATATTACCATTAGTAGTATCAGTTATTTCAATCCTGATAAAAGAGTATCAATATAGAATAACAATAAAAGTTGCTAAAAAGATAAATTCACCGGCCCTAAAAGCTGATGCTTGGCATCATAGGTCAGACGCTTTATCTTCAGTAGCTGCTTTTATAGGGATAGGTGGTTCTATTTTAGGGTTTAAGCCTTTAGACCCAATTGCATCAGTTGTAGTGGCTATATTTGTGGCTAAAGTAGGAATTAATATACTTATAAGTTCTGTTAATGAATTGATGGATGTTTCGGTTGATGAAGAGGAGATAAAAGAATTAAACTTTATTGTAGCAGATACAGAAGGGGTTAAGAATCTAGGTGATATAAAGACTAGAAAACATGGAGCTATGGCATATGTAGATTTAACTATATGTGTGGATGAAAATCTGACAGTTAAGCAAGGTCATGACATTGCTACCAAGCTTGAAAAACATATAATAAAACATATGGAATTTGTAAAAGGTATAACAGTTCACGTTGAACCATGTACTAATTGCCAAGGAAATAAGTGTAATAATTAA
- a CDS encoding M20/M25/M40 family metallo-hydrolase, with the protein MINEQRILNEFLELVQIDSLSLKEGNVAKVLVKKLEEIGCSVVVDNAGEKTNGETGNIIATLKGNKEGKKILFSSHMDTVTPGIGVKPIVDEANGIIKSDGTTILGSDDKAGIAAILEGLRYIKENNIEHTDIQVVFSICEECGLVGAKNLDYGKIDSEYAFVLDSGGSPGEIIVKAPAQDVINVKILGKTAHAGLEPEAGISAIMVAARAIENMNLLRIDEETTANIGIINGGTATNIVTGEVNIVAEARSLKENKLDVQTKHMVETFEKAAKDFGAKIEIDVNRAYTPIDVSEDSEIIKLAKKAFSNLDIESHTESTGGGSDTNILSKNGIEAITLGIGMKNAHTLSEHIAIKDLYNSAKMVVEIIKEA; encoded by the coding sequence ATGATAAACGAGCAAAGGATTTTAAACGAGTTCCTTGAATTAGTACAGATAGACAGTTTATCTTTAAAAGAGGGGAATGTTGCTAAAGTATTAGTTAAAAAATTAGAAGAAATAGGTTGTTCAGTAGTAGTAGACAATGCTGGTGAAAAAACAAATGGAGAAACTGGCAATATAATAGCTACACTAAAAGGAAATAAAGAAGGAAAGAAAATATTATTTAGTTCACATATGGATACAGTGACTCCAGGTATTGGAGTAAAACCTATAGTGGATGAAGCAAATGGAATAATAAAAAGTGATGGTACTACAATATTAGGTTCTGATGATAAAGCAGGTATAGCAGCTATATTAGAAGGCTTAAGATATATAAAGGAAAATAACATAGAACATACTGATATACAGGTTGTATTCTCTATATGTGAGGAATGTGGATTAGTTGGAGCTAAAAATTTAGACTATGGAAAAATAGATTCTGAATATGCTTTTGTATTAGATAGTGGTGGTTCTCCAGGAGAGATAATAGTAAAAGCTCCTGCACAAGATGTAATAAATGTTAAGATATTAGGAAAGACTGCTCATGCAGGTCTTGAGCCTGAAGCTGGTATAAGTGCTATAATGGTAGCAGCCAGAGCAATAGAAAATATGAATTTACTTAGAATAGATGAAGAAACAACTGCTAACATAGGAATTATAAACGGTGGAACAGCCACAAATATAGTAACAGGTGAAGTTAATATAGTTGCAGAAGCCAGAAGTTTAAAAGAAAATAAATTAGATGTTCAAACTAAACACATGGTAGAGACTTTTGAAAAAGCTGCAAAAGATTTTGGAGCTAAAATTGAGATAGATGTCAATAGAGCGTACACACCAATAGATGTTAGTGAAGATTCTGAAATAATAAAACTTGCAAAGAAAGCTTTTTCAAACTTAGATATAGAAAGTCATACTGAATCTACAGGAGGAGGTAGTGATACAAATATATTAAGTAAGAATGGTATCGAAGCTATAACTTTAGGAATAGGTATGAAAAATGCTCATACATTAAGTGAACATATAGCTATAAAAGATTTATATAATTCTGCTAAAATGGTAGTGGAGATAATAAAAGAAGCATAA